In one Methanosarcinales archaeon genomic region, the following are encoded:
- a CDS encoding ATP-binding protein, whose protein sequence is MRFINREKEINTLEDARILSKRKLFSIAIWGLRRVGKTRMILEFMKDTDMYFFVNKDKTSISLLDEYETYLRNAKIINEFEKLNSWDDLFNVLFERYEGIVAFDEFQNFLSVDRSVFGTLQKYIDLNEDKKGLLLFFTGSTTGLIKKLFLDSKQPLYGRIKRQMHLKPMSFKNIIDMCRELDITELSDIIQLYAIAGGYPRYYVAIEDENLNNVSFENIVDRFFFVENAIFEDEVMSILSLEFGKRSGVYYDILTAVASGCTRISEIASFLTKKETDLTRQIYELVHHFNILNYEEQVIGNKKLLYIDHPLMDFWFRFFYKNISDYKRRNPRFVENTKRSINNHIGKRFEIICREFLIDQNKIPFEYHKIGRQWGRIKGAPKGQNTYEIDIVALNSDSEEILFIECKWKDLTLKQAENILLDLQEKSKFVGWNNDERKEHFGIVARKITDKAALRAKGFVVFDLDNM, encoded by the coding sequence AAGAGATCAATACTCTTGAAGACGCCCGCATTTTGTCAAAAAGAAAATTGTTTTCGATAGCGATATGGGGCTTAAGGCGTGTCGGGAAAACAAGAATGATACTTGAATTTATGAAAGATACTGACATGTATTTTTTTGTGAACAAGGATAAAACAAGCATCAGTCTATTGGATGAGTATGAGACATACCTCAGAAATGCAAAGATCATCAATGAATTTGAGAAATTGAACAGTTGGGATGATCTTTTTAACGTTCTGTTTGAAAGGTATGAAGGTATTGTTGCATTTGATGAGTTTCAGAATTTCTTATCAGTGGATAGATCGGTATTTGGAACTTTGCAGAAATATATTGATCTTAATGAAGACAAAAAAGGTCTCCTTCTCTTTTTTACAGGTTCCACTACAGGACTGATAAAAAAATTATTTTTGGATTCAAAACAGCCACTGTATGGCAGAATAAAGAGACAAATGCATTTGAAACCCATGTCCTTTAAAAACATAATTGACATGTGCAGGGAACTTGATATTACAGAACTTTCAGATATCATACAGTTATACGCAATTGCCGGAGGATATCCCAGATATTACGTTGCCATTGAAGATGAAAATCTAAACAATGTATCCTTTGAAAATATTGTTGATCGATTCTTCTTTGTGGAAAATGCAATATTTGAAGATGAAGTCATGTCAATATTGTCTTTGGAGTTTGGGAAAAGAAGTGGTGTGTACTATGATATACTTACTGCCGTTGCCAGCGGTTGCACGCGGATCAGTGAGATCGCATCATTTTTGACAAAAAAGGAAACTGACCTTACACGCCAGATCTATGAACTTGTGCATCATTTCAATATATTGAACTATGAAGAACAGGTCATAGGCAATAAAAAATTATTGTACATAGACCATCCTCTCATGGATTTTTGGTTCCGTTTCTTTTATAAGAACATTTCAGATTACAAAAGACGAAATCCGAGGTTTGTAGAGAATACGAAAAGAAGTATTAACAACCATATTGGCAAACGGTTTGAGATTATCTGTAGAGAATTTTTGATCGACCAAAACAAGATCCCATTTGAATATCACAAGATAGGTCGGCAGTGGGGCAGGATAAAGGGTGCTCCAAAAGGACAAAACACTTATGAGATCGACATTGTCGCCTTGAATTCCGATTCAGAAGAGATACTTTTTATCGAGTGCAAATGGAAAGACCTGACTTTAAAGCAGGCTGAGAACATACTTTTAGATTTACAGGAAAAATCCAAATTTGTCGGTTGGAACAATGATGAACGAAAGGAGCATTTTGGGATTGTTGCCAGGAAGATCACTGACAAGGCTGCTCTGCGTGCGAAAGGGTTTGTAGTTTTCGATCTGGATAACATGTAG
- a CDS encoding alcohol dehydrogenase catalytic domain-containing protein, which yields MRAAVYYNNNDVRLQKIPVPSIGPDELLVKVEAGGICGSDVMEWYRLSRAPLVPGHEITGTVTEAGQDVKQYNVGDRVFVSHHVPCNTCIYCLAGHHTVCDTLRTTNFDPGGFAEYLRVPAINVDRGVFLLPDKMTFEEGTFIEPLACVYRGQRQAGIKTGKSVLVIGSGITGLLHIKLAAALGAGSIFATDINQYRLDMALKFGARTIKASDDVPQRLREQNNGDLADIVILCTGAVPAINQALMSVDRGGTILFFASPQPDIKVSFSIFDLWKNEISIKNSYGASPLDITTAIELLVSERVKVADMITHTLGLSDAGKGFKLVAEAGESMKVIIKPQM from the coding sequence GTGCGTGCCGCCGTTTACTACAATAACAACGATGTACGACTGCAGAAGATACCGGTCCCTTCCATAGGACCTGACGAATTGCTGGTAAAGGTAGAAGCAGGCGGCATCTGCGGCAGCGATGTCATGGAATGGTACCGTCTTTCCAGGGCTCCCCTGGTGCCGGGTCATGAGATCACAGGTACCGTAACTGAAGCAGGGCAGGACGTAAAGCAGTACAATGTGGGTGACAGGGTCTTTGTGTCCCACCACGTACCATGCAACACCTGCATATACTGCCTGGCAGGACATCATACAGTCTGCGATACCCTGCGTACCACAAATTTCGACCCTGGAGGTTTTGCAGAATATCTGCGGGTACCTGCCATCAATGTGGATAGAGGCGTATTTTTGCTTCCTGACAAAATGACATTTGAAGAGGGAACATTCATCGAGCCGCTGGCGTGCGTGTATAGGGGCCAGCGCCAGGCCGGGATAAAAACGGGCAAGAGCGTGCTGGTGATAGGCAGTGGCATTACAGGTCTGCTGCACATAAAACTGGCAGCGGCACTGGGAGCAGGCAGCATCTTTGCCACTGACATCAATCAGTACAGGCTGGATATGGCCCTAAAGTTTGGTGCCCGTACCATTAAGGCAAGTGATGATGTGCCGCAGCGGCTGCGTGAGCAGAATAACGGTGATCTGGCCGACATTGTGATCTTGTGTACCGGGGCTGTTCCTGCTATCAATCAGGCCCTCATGTCAGTGGATCGGGGTGGCACCATATTGTTTTTTGCGTCCCCACAGCCGGATATTAAAGTATCTTTTTCAATATTTGACCTGTGGAAAAACGAGATCAGTATAAAGAACTCATATGGAGCAAGTCCTCTGGACATCACGACTGCCATCGAACTTTTGGTGTCTGAAAGGGTCAAAGTTGCTGACATGATCACACATACATTGGGATTGTCAGATGCCGGTAAGGGATTCAAACTGGTGGCTGAAGCAGGTGAATCCATGAAAGTTATAATAAAACCTCAGATGTAA
- the lsrF gene encoding 3-hydroxy-5-phosphonooxypentane-2,4-dione thiolase, with product MDWGMQNRISQIIKPKTGRTVMLAVDHGYFLGPTTRLENAKKTIEPILEYADALMPARGVLRTSVDPNTSVPIVLRVSGGNSIVGEDLSKEGITTSVEDAIRLNVAAVAMSIYVGSAFEHQTLMNLGHLVNECERYGIPVVAVTAVGKDMVRDTRYLALCCRIAAELGAKIVKTYYTDDFPKVVKGCPVPIVVAGGKQLDTELDVLNLVSNSVHEGAVGVDMGRNIWQNDHPVAMIKAVRAVVHEDYTPQEALDLYNSEKS from the coding sequence ATGGATTGGGGAATGCAAAACCGAATCTCACAGATAATTAAGCCAAAAACGGGCCGGACAGTAATGCTTGCGGTAGACCACGGATATTTCCTGGGACCCACCACAAGGCTGGAAAACGCGAAAAAAACCATAGAACCGATTCTTGAATATGCCGATGCACTTATGCCAGCCCGCGGTGTCCTGCGCACCAGTGTTGATCCCAATACCTCGGTTCCCATCGTGCTGAGGGTATCTGGCGGGAACAGTATTGTCGGGGAAGATCTGTCAAAAGAGGGTATCACGACCTCAGTTGAGGATGCTATCAGGCTGAATGTGGCTGCAGTGGCAATGTCCATATATGTGGGCAGCGCATTCGAACACCAGACATTGATGAATTTAGGACATCTGGTGAACGAGTGCGAGCGTTATGGTATCCCTGTGGTTGCAGTGACTGCAGTAGGTAAGGATATGGTCAGAGATACCAGGTATCTGGCCCTGTGTTGCAGGATAGCAGCCGAACTGGGCGCCAAGATCGTCAAGACCTATTATACTGATGACTTTCCCAAGGTAGTGAAAGGCTGTCCTGTCCCCATTGTAGTGGCCGGAGGCAAGCAGTTGGATACAGAACTGGATGTATTAAACCTGGTCTCAAATTCAGTACATGAAGGCGCTGTGGGTGTGGACATGGGCCGTAACATCTGGCAGAACGATCATCCTGTAGCTATGATCAAGGCCGTCCGGGCTGTGGTACATGAAGATTATACTCCACAGGAAGCACTTGATCTGTACAACAGTGAAAAGTCTTAA